A single Dreissena polymorpha isolate Duluth1 unplaced genomic scaffold, UMN_Dpol_1.0 chrUn028, whole genome shotgun sequence DNA region contains:
- the LOC127863708 gene encoding beta-1,3-galactosyltransferase 1-like, translated as MNISHPYLNMHGTTTTLRACKCRMTARGLLLCFFTLIVVCFLFLLFESSILFYTLNAISKTRQSDTTNVSNHAFYFNFTNSTVFKAIGPFQLSTTANSDLRFEKKQNVRFDLEADILKTTIASSQPHLPLNVTTYKKDAFVDLNLTRTESTTNGTTRNSTERQSECNNCFKHDFEYVIQNDHICDTLDTSEHLDLLIFVTTVHHNVLNRQTIRRTWLSYTNNNTANARHVFLLGKTAENSLQESVMRENEIYHDIVQETFIDSYNNLTYKTIMGFKWAATKCSNVKFVMKTDDDMWVNVPSIIKMLSGTGMANYLQTGLTGYCHQKASPIRDKRSKWYASFSSYPEEFFPGFCSGTGYMTSIKVVSDIYHVSPQVPFFHLEDVYVSLCVRRLGYLLKQTSGFLAGPSNICDYKKDNVLTVHQVTSSKLIEIWKQVCNPT; from the coding sequence ATGAACATCTCTCATCCATATCTCAATATGCACGGAACGACCACAACTTTGAGGGCTTGTAAATGTCGAATGACCGCCCGTggtttattgttatgtttttttacaCTGATTGTTGTGTGTTTCCTGTTCCTTTTATTTGaatcatctattttattttatactctTAACGCAATATCAAAAACAAGACAGTCAGACACGACAAATGTATCAAATCATGCGTTTTACTTCAACTTTACAAACTCAACCGTATTTAAAGCAATCGGACCGTTCCAATTATCAACTACCGCGAACAGTGACTTACGATTCGAAAAGAAGCAAAATGTTCGTTTCGACCTTGAAGCGGATATACTTAAAACAACCATAGCTTCCAGCCAGCCACATCTGCCACTTAATGTAACCACTTACAAAAAAGATGCATTTGTTGATCTGAATTTAACACGAACCGAATCAACCACTAATGGCACGACACGTAATTCCACAGAGCGCCAGAGtgaatgcaataattgttttaaacatgattttgaaTATGTTATTCAGAACGACCACATCTGCGACACATTGGACACAAGCGAACACTTAGATCTTCTGATATTCGTTACCACTGTGCATCATAATGTCTTAAATCGACAGACGATACGGCGGACGTGGTTGTCATACACTAATAACAATACTGCAAATGCAAGGCACGTTTTCCTGTTAGGAAAAACAGCAGAAAACAGTTTACAAGAATCTGTGATGAGGGAAAATGAAATATATCACGATATCGTTCAGGAGACCTTTATAGACAGTTACAATAATCTAACATATAAAACCATCATGGGATTTAAATGGGCCGCCACAAAATGTTCTAATGTAAAATTTGTTATGAAAACAGATGACGACATGTGGGTCAATGTTCCTTCGATAATAAAAATGTTGTCGGGAACCGGTATGGCAAACTATTTACAAACAGGGCTGACCGGCTATTGTCACCAAAAAGCATCACCGATCAGAGATAAACGTTCTAAATGGTACGCCTCCTTCAGTTCTTATCCGGAGGAGTTTTTTCCAGGCTTTTGTTCAGGGACTGGATACATGACCAGCATTAAAGTCGTGTCGGATATTTACCATGTTTCTCCGCAAGTGCCTTTCTTCCATTTGGAAGACGTCTACGTTTCATTGTGCGTTCGGCGACTCggatatttgttaaaacaaacttcaGGTTTCCTCGCAGGGCCCAGTAATATATGTGATTACAAAAAGGATAACGTCTTAACAGTTCATCAAGTTACATCTTCGAAGTTGATTGAGATATGGAAACAGGTTTGCAATCCTACTTGA